A window of the Buchnera aphidicola (Aphis glycines) genome harbors these coding sequences:
- the aroK gene encoding shikimate kinase AroK, which translates to MAEKRNIFLIGPMGAGKSTIGRQLSQQLNMDFFDSDQEIEKRTGATISWVFDVEGENGFREREVKVIDEITQKQGIILATGGGSVEYKKNRNILSARGVVIYLETTIEKQLSRTKRDKKRPLLQTNISNRIILENLAIKRNPLYEEIADFKIHTDTQSAKSVANNIVRLLEKI; encoded by the coding sequence ATGGCAGAAAAACGAAATATCTTTTTAATTGGACCTATGGGTGCCGGCAAAAGCACAATTGGTCGTCAATTATCTCAACAACTTAATATGGATTTTTTTGATTCTGATCAAGAAATCGAGAAACGTACTGGGGCTACTATAAGTTGGGTTTTCGATGTTGAAGGTGAAAATGGTTTTCGAGAAAGAGAAGTCAAAGTTATTGATGAGATCACACAAAAACAAGGGATTATTCTCGCTACAGGCGGAGGATCAGTAGAATACAAAAAAAACCGAAATATATTATCAGCTCGAGGAGTTGTTATATATTTAGAAACCACGATTGAAAAGCAGTTATCACGTACAAAAAGAGATAAAAAAAGACCATTATTGCAAACAAATATATCAAATAGGATTATATTAGAAAATTTAGCAATCAAAAGAAATCCATTATATGAAGAAATAGCGGATTTTAAAATTCATACTGACACTCAAAGCGCCAAATCTGTTGCAAATAACATAGTTCGTTTATTAGAAAAAATATAA
- the aroB gene encoding 3-dehydroquinate synthase produces MEQLKVILGDRSYPINIGSGVIEEDNIFFPLKPGNQAMLVTNKTLANLLKDKVFFQLRKSGIKIDQVIISDGEQFKTLNEVEMVISALLEKKHSRDTTLIALGGGVVGDLTGFAASIYQRGVRFIQIPTTLLAQVDASIGGKTGVNHLLGKNMVGSFWQPSSVIIDINFLQTLPYNELISGVSEIIKYAVIFDETFFNWLEKNIEKILLLDHKSMCFCIKKCCELKSKIISLDERENNFRALLNFGHTYGHAIEAHSGYGSWLHGEAISVGMVMAARTSELLGYLKKSDYNRIISLFKTVGLPIKGPKNMSAVAYLPYMMRDKKVISGEMRLVLPVSIGKAKVFSGIDKNVILNAIKDSQ; encoded by the coding sequence ATGGAACAATTAAAAGTTATCCTAGGTGATCGTAGTTATCCGATTAATATTGGATCTGGTGTTATTGAAGAAGATAATATTTTCTTTCCTCTTAAGCCAGGTAATCAAGCTATGTTAGTCACAAATAAAACATTGGCTAATCTTTTAAAAGATAAAGTATTTTTCCAACTAAGAAAATCAGGGATTAAAATAGATCAAGTAATTATCTCAGATGGAGAGCAATTTAAAACGTTAAATGAAGTAGAGATGGTCATTTCTGCATTACTCGAAAAAAAACATTCTCGTGATACTACCTTGATTGCCTTAGGTGGTGGCGTAGTAGGTGATTTAACTGGTTTTGCAGCATCTATTTATCAAAGAGGCGTTCGTTTCATTCAAATTCCAACTACTCTTTTAGCACAAGTAGATGCTTCTATTGGGGGGAAAACAGGAGTAAATCATTTATTAGGGAAAAATATGGTAGGTTCTTTTTGGCAACCATCTTCAGTGATTATAGATATTAATTTTTTACAAACTTTGCCTTATAATGAGTTAATTTCAGGGGTTTCTGAAATTATTAAATATGCTGTTATTTTCGATGAAACATTTTTTAATTGGCTAGAAAAAAACATTGAAAAGATATTATTATTAGATCATAAATCTATGTGTTTTTGTATTAAAAAATGTTGTGAATTGAAATCAAAAATTATCTCTCTTGATGAACGAGAAAATAATTTTAGAGCATTATTGAATTTTGGTCATACTTATGGTCATGCTATCGAAGCGCATTCTGGATATGGTAGCTGGTTACATGGCGAGGCAATATCAGTCGGTATGGTTATGGCAGCTCGTACATCAGAATTGCTTGGATATTTAAAAAAATCAGATTATAACAGAATAATTTCTTTATTCAAAACAGTTGGATTACCTATAAAAGGCCCAAAAAATATGTCTGCAGTTGCATATTTGCCATATATGATGCGTGACAAAAAAGTAATTTCAGGAGAAATGAGATTGGTGCTGCCTGTTTCTATTGGAAAAGCTAAAGTTTTTTCTGGTATAGATAAAAACGTTATTTTAAATGCTATCAAAGATTCTCAATAA
- the rpe gene encoding ribulose-phosphate 3-epimerase, with product MKKFLLAPSILSADFACLGKDTKKVIDSGGDWIHFDVMDNHYVPNLTMGPMILKSLRNFRITAFIDVHLMTKPVDNLIPQFAQAGANLITFHPESTDHIDRTLNLIKENGCKAGLAFNPATSLNFLDYVIDKLDLILLMSVNPGFGNQSFLPSTLNKLREARKRIDSNELDIFLQVDGGVKLENISEIAFSGANVFVIGSGIFDYPDYQRIIEKIREELKYSDFKFIH from the coding sequence ATGAAAAAATTTTTGTTAGCTCCATCAATTTTATCTGCTGATTTTGCGTGCTTAGGAAAAGATACAAAAAAAGTTATTGATTCAGGTGGAGACTGGATTCATTTTGATGTAATGGATAATCATTATGTTCCTAATTTAACAATGGGTCCTATGATTTTAAAATCATTAAGAAATTTTAGAATTACTGCATTTATCGATGTTCATTTAATGACAAAACCTGTAGATAATTTAATTCCTCAATTTGCTCAAGCAGGCGCAAACTTGATTACATTTCATCCAGAATCTACCGATCATATTGATCGGACATTAAATTTGATTAAAGAGAATGGATGTAAAGCAGGTTTAGCATTTAATCCAGCTACTTCTCTGAACTTTTTAGATTATGTAATAGATAAACTAGATTTAATTTTATTAATGTCGGTAAATCCTGGTTTTGGAAATCAATCATTTTTACCATCTACATTAAATAAATTACGTGAAGCACGTAAAAGAATTGATTCGAATGAATTAGATATTTTTTTGCAAGTAGATGGAGGGGTTAAATTAGAAAATATTTCTGAAATAGCTTTTTCAGGGGCAAATGTATTTGTAATTGGTTCTGGAATTTTTGATTATCCTGATTATCAAAGAATTATTGAAAAAATTCGCGAAGAATTAAAATATTCTGATTTTAAGTTCATTCATTAA